A single window of Candidatus Poribacteria bacterium DNA harbors:
- a CDS encoding SUMF1/EgtB/PvdO family nonheme iron enzyme, with protein sequence MYPWGISFALADFGQKHSVPLPVGSFPPNGFGLYDCAGSVWEWCHDWYEPDYYAVSPIRNPTGVETGGARVLRGGAWNNKRIQIRVANRSWQRPKPNPPNSGFR encoded by the coding sequence ATTTATCCTTGGGGTATAAGTTTCGCTTTAGCGGACTTTGGTCAAAAGCACAGCGTGCCGCTGCCGGTAGGGAGTTTTCCACCGAATGGATTCGGCTTATACGATTGCGCAGGCAGCGTGTGGGAGTGGTGCCACGATTGGTACGAACCCGATTATTACGCGGTTAGTCCAATCCGAAATCCGACCGGTGTTGAAACAGGTGGTGCGCGTGTGCTACGTGGTGGCGCTTGGAACAACAAACGCATCCAAATCCGCGTTGCGAATCGGAGTTGGCAACGTCCTAAACCGAATCCACCCAATTCTGGATTCCGTTGA